One region of Baekduia soli genomic DNA includes:
- a CDS encoding YdcF family protein → MLGPSVLRLADPARVDRVLDAILADRRRARPAHPLPVVVRLDPRGVPEPGAPSPKALARARELIVVATGADRAEALHALLAGPGGDVATVVRAHPEALVLCDRAAAARLDPEAGDDDGRVVVVLGHREPGVSAEHRISSHTRARLYRAQELCLQTPVRAAILTGWTHTDGLSEAEQMAREWTLPGVPVLLEVAGRDTAENASCSLGLVLALGGARRVTVVTSRWHVRTPLFFAPYRDHGLAVDVVWARPLRHWAHLLAHELRSLPRVPAQRRAAMAAVAEVAGSGS, encoded by the coding sequence GTGCTCGGCCCATCGGTCCTGCGGCTGGCCGACCCGGCGAGGGTGGACCGCGTCCTGGACGCGATCCTCGCCGACCGCCGGCGCGCGAGGCCCGCACACCCCCTGCCCGTCGTCGTGCGCCTGGATCCGCGCGGCGTGCCGGAGCCCGGCGCGCCCTCCCCGAAGGCGCTCGCGCGGGCGCGCGAGCTCATCGTCGTGGCGACCGGCGCCGACCGCGCCGAGGCCCTGCACGCCCTGCTGGCCGGGCCCGGCGGCGACGTCGCGACGGTCGTGCGCGCCCATCCGGAGGCGCTCGTGCTCTGCGACCGCGCCGCCGCTGCGCGCCTGGACCCGGAGGCCGGCGACGACGACGGCCGGGTGGTGGTCGTGCTCGGGCATCGCGAGCCCGGCGTCAGCGCCGAGCACCGCATCTCCTCCCACACGCGGGCGCGCCTGTACCGCGCGCAGGAGCTCTGCCTGCAGACGCCGGTGCGCGCGGCGATCCTCACGGGCTGGACGCACACCGACGGGCTGTCGGAGGCCGAGCAGATGGCCCGCGAGTGGACGCTGCCCGGCGTGCCGGTGCTGTTGGAGGTCGCGGGCCGCGACACGGCCGAGAACGCGTCGTGCTCCCTGGGCCTGGTGCTCGCGCTGGGCGGCGCGCGCCGCGTCACCGTCGTCACGTCGCGCTGGCACGTGCGCACGCCGCTGTTCTTCGCGCCCTATCGCGATCACGGACTGGCCGTCGACGTCGTCTGGGCGCGCCCGCTGCGCCACTGGGCGCACCTGCTGGCCCACGAGCTGCGGTCGCTGCCGCGGGTGCCGGCACAGCGCCGCGCGGCGATGGCCGCGGTCGCGGAGGTGGCGGGCTCCGGCTCCTAG
- a CDS encoding universal stress protein: protein MLGDVGRVVLHDAPCPVAVAPKDFDGAAPRQVAVGCDGTPESQAAVDAARDLVATHGGALTVYVVWEAPVVPVTGAPGAPAYVSQGLPERRRWAEETLEETLARLPGATAGKVLNGRPRIELEAIASRHDLLVVGSRGWGTARRVALGSTSDWLVHHAACPVLVVPRPADGADPAAAAPPQAASAAH from the coding sequence GTGCTCGGGGACGTCGGCCGCGTCGTCCTGCACGACGCGCCGTGCCCTGTCGCCGTCGCCCCCAAGGACTTCGACGGCGCCGCACCGCGCCAGGTCGCCGTCGGCTGCGACGGCACGCCGGAGTCGCAGGCGGCCGTCGACGCCGCGCGCGACCTCGTCGCGACCCACGGCGGGGCGCTCACCGTCTATGTCGTGTGGGAGGCGCCCGTGGTGCCGGTCACGGGCGCCCCGGGGGCGCCCGCCTACGTCTCCCAGGGCCTGCCCGAACGCCGCCGATGGGCCGAGGAGACGCTCGAGGAGACGCTCGCGCGCCTGCCGGGCGCCACGGCGGGCAAGGTCCTCAACGGCCGGCCGCGCATCGAGCTCGAGGCGATCGCCTCCCGCCACGACCTCCTCGTCGTCGGCTCCCGCGGCTGGGGCACGGCGCGCCGCGTCGCGCTGGGATCCACGTCGGACTGGCTCGTCCACCACGCCGCCTGCCCCGTGCTCGTCGTCCCGCGCCCGGCCGACGGCGCCGACCCGGCCGCCGCCGCGCCGCCGCAGGCCGCCTCGGCCGCCCACTAG
- a CDS encoding YihY/virulence factor BrkB family protein, whose product MARETSERRFVRDDDARAGREAAPGPDDDRSPHSPTDLPARSWTGVLKRTVSEFKDDNLTDWAAALTYYGVLAIFPALIALVSIIGLVGPSATQPVLDNLAALTPGPANDILSGAVKQIAGSRGGAGIAFVAGIAAAIWSASGYVGAFARASNAIYEVPEGRPFWKLRPMQLIVTTIMVLLLAASAVAVVVTGPVADQLGSVVGAGSAAVTAWDIAKWPAIAAVVSVMFSILYYAAPNVKQPAFRWITVGGMLALVVLLAASALFAIYVANFSSYNKTYGTLGGVVAFLVWLWISNIAVLLGAELNAELERGRELEAGLPAQDELQLPLRDDRKLKD is encoded by the coding sequence ATGGCGAGAGAGACCTCCGAACGGCGCTTCGTGCGCGACGACGACGCGCGAGCCGGGCGCGAGGCGGCCCCGGGGCCGGACGACGACCGCAGCCCCCACAGCCCGACCGACCTGCCCGCGCGCTCCTGGACGGGGGTGCTGAAGCGCACGGTCTCGGAGTTCAAGGACGACAACCTGACCGACTGGGCCGCGGCGCTGACCTACTACGGCGTGCTGGCGATCTTCCCCGCGCTCATCGCGCTCGTGTCGATCATCGGGCTCGTCGGGCCCTCGGCCACCCAACCCGTCCTGGACAACCTGGCGGCGCTGACGCCCGGGCCGGCCAACGACATCCTCTCGGGCGCGGTGAAGCAGATCGCCGGCAGCCGCGGCGGCGCGGGCATCGCGTTCGTGGCGGGCATCGCCGCCGCGATCTGGAGCGCCTCGGGCTACGTCGGCGCGTTCGCCCGGGCCTCCAACGCGATCTACGAGGTGCCCGAGGGCCGGCCGTTCTGGAAGCTGCGCCCGATGCAGCTCATCGTGACCACGATCATGGTCCTGCTGCTGGCCGCCAGCGCCGTCGCCGTGGTGGTCACCGGTCCGGTGGCCGACCAGCTCGGCAGCGTCGTCGGCGCGGGCTCGGCGGCCGTGACGGCCTGGGACATCGCCAAGTGGCCGGCCATCGCGGCCGTCGTCAGCGTCATGTTCTCCATCCTGTACTACGCCGCGCCCAACGTGAAGCAGCCCGCGTTCCGCTGGATCACCGTCGGCGGCATGCTCGCGCTCGTCGTCCTGCTGGCCGCCTCGGCCCTCTTCGCGATCTACGTGGCGAACTTCTCGTCCTACAACAAGACCTACGGCACGCTGGGCGGCGTGGTCGCCTTCCTGGTGTGGCTGTGGATCTCGAACATCGCCGTCCTCCTCGGGGCCGAGCTCAACGCCGAGCTCGAGCGCGGGCGCGAGCTCGAGGCCGGCCTGCCGGCCCAGGACGAGCTGCAGCTGCCGCTGCGCGACGACCGCAAGCTCAAGGACTGA
- a CDS encoding MBL fold metallo-hydrolase: MFLIEHPQGRVLVDTGLHPAMGHDPASRIGGLAKAFSFALGPGEDVGGRLAALGVDPAGLHALVLTHLHYDHAGGCVVPPGVPLYVQAREWEAGRDPEAIATHAYVPADYAQDRTVHLLDGGHDLFGDGQVLLVPTPGHSAATSPCC, translated from the coding sequence GTGTTCCTCATCGAGCACCCGCAGGGCCGCGTGCTCGTCGACACGGGCCTGCACCCCGCGATGGGGCACGACCCGGCGTCGCGCATCGGCGGCCTGGCCAAGGCCTTCTCCTTCGCGCTGGGCCCGGGCGAGGACGTCGGCGGCCGGCTCGCCGCGCTCGGGGTCGACCCCGCCGGCCTGCACGCGCTCGTGCTCACCCACCTGCACTACGACCACGCCGGCGGCTGCGTCGTGCCGCCCGGCGTGCCGCTCTACGTCCAGGCCCGCGAGTGGGAGGCCGGCCGCGACCCCGAGGCGATCGCGACCCACGCCTACGTGCCCGCCGACTACGCCCAGGACCGCACGGTGCACCTGCTCGACGGCGGCCACGACCTCTTCGGCGACGGGCAGGTCCTGCTCGTCCCGACGCCCGGCCACTCGGCGGCCACCAGTCCGTGCTGCTGA
- a CDS encoding enoyl-CoA hydratase-related protein, translating to MRGGAVGAGLNLALATDLRVVADDAKLLSGFLPIGLHPGGGHSALLARGVGRETANAMQLFGATVVGAQAVELGLAWAAVPAADVDATALALAATPAPTPSSPAAPRGRCARSPGRRRSLVRRARARARLADVVHAAQGSRGLALMRQRPRPALHAGTPVRLSALGTAGAGSRLTYIQRLDSGPSVASRSASRRRTSSGCRVQAARPHAGRPG from the coding sequence ATCCGCGGCGGCGCGGTCGGTGCGGGCCTGAACCTCGCGCTGGCCACCGACCTGCGCGTCGTCGCCGACGACGCCAAGCTGCTGTCGGGCTTCCTGCCCATCGGCCTGCACCCGGGCGGCGGGCACTCCGCCCTGCTGGCCCGCGGGGTCGGGCGCGAGACGGCCAACGCCATGCAGCTGTTCGGCGCGACGGTCGTGGGCGCGCAGGCCGTCGAGCTCGGACTCGCCTGGGCCGCGGTCCCGGCCGCCGACGTCGACGCCACGGCGCTGGCGCTGGCCGCCACCCCCGCGCCGACCCCGAGCTCGCCCGCCGCACCGCGCGGTCGATGCGCACGGTCGCCGGGCCGCCGGCGCTCCCTGGTCCGCCGCGCTCGAGCTCGAGCGCGCCTCGCAGATGTGGTCCATGCGGCGCAAGGATCTCGCGGGCTAGCGCTCATGCGGCAACGCCCACGCCCGGCGCTCCACGCCGGGACGCCGGTCAGGTTGTCGGCGTTGGGCACCGCGGGCGCCGGCAGCAGGTTGACGTACATCCAGCGCCTCGATTCGGGGCCCAGCGTGGCGTCGAGGTCGGCCTCGCGGCGGCGCACCTCCTCCGGGTGCCGGGTACAGGCCGCCCGCCCCCACGCCGGTCGGCCCGGGTGA